The genomic interval GTTTTCTGGGCAGCAGATTGCTGTCCGGATTCAGAGCGTGGAAGAAGTAGTTTGACAACCTGCGGATTCACTGCCGCCGAAGCCAGCAGGAAGAACAGCATCAGGAAAAACATGATGTCATTCAGCGCAGAAGTGTGTACCTCAACAGTTCCTTTATTTCTTTTGCGTAGATTCATTATTTACCTGGTTCCTCTAATAAATCAATAAATTCTAATGCATCGGTTTCCATTCTCAGGATGATTCTTTCTACCATTGCATTCAGGATGTGGTATAAAACATAAGCGATAATACCTACAATCAGACCTGTTGCTGAAGTAATCATTTTAGTATATAAACCACCAGATATGGTTCCGATTTCAATTGCACCTTTTACAGATACATCATGGAAAATTGTAATTACCCCGATAATCGTTCCTACGAAACCTAACATGGGTGCAATACCTGCAATAATACCCAGTATACTGATGTTCTTCTCTAATTTGGAGACTTCCAGTTTACCTACATTTTCAATTGCAGCTTCAATATCCTTGATCGGGCGACCAATACGTCTAAGACCTTTTTCCAGCATACGTCCTAATGGAGAATTCGTATTTCTGCATAAAGCGGTTGCGTTTTCTAATCTGCCTTCGTGGATATATTGTTTAATCTGAAGCATCAGATTAGATTCTGTTTTAGAAGATTTTCTGATAGTCAGGTAACGTTCAACGAAGATTACTAAACCAGAAAAAGCAAGAAATGCAAGTGGAAGCATAACCCAGCCACCCTTCATTAATAAATCAAAGAAGTGGAGTTCCTGAGGTGCAGCAGCTACAGCCTGGTTTGCAGCGTTGGCGGTATCTGTTAAATGGTGTACTGTATCTGTAGCAACCTGTAGCAAAGTGATCATATTTATTGTTTGTTTTTATAAATGTATATTCCGGGTATTTTTAGTTTTTTTGATAATCTCTCCAATTCAAGCCTGGCTGATTCCTCATCTTTTAACGTTGCAATACTCATCTTTAGTCTTTTTCCCGACATATTGGTGACAACTTTCGCAGTGATGCCGCTTCTTTTCATCAATTCGATGAATCTGTCTGCTTCCTTCTGGTCATGCATGGAAGCTCCTATAATTTCATAAAGAACAGGGGCATCATGTGTTTGAGCGACTGCCTTTTTCAGTACTGAATCTTTCTTTGCGGCAGCAGGAACAGCGGTTGAAGGAGCTACGGCTGTTGTTGTTTTAGTGGTATCAACAGGGGTTGTAACCGTGTCAGATTTATATCTTTCCTGTATTGGGCGTTTAACTGGCTCTTCAACTTTTGGAGTTGCAAAAGGGTTATTCGCTAATATTCCGTTAAACCATTCTGGTTTGACTATATAAGCAACAATCATCATGATCACTAAAATCAGAAAACCAAGTATGATTTTTAAATATAACGGGGTAGTTTTAGGTTGTTCTTCCTCTTCTTCCGGGGTATAAATTTCCTCGTTCTTATTGTAAAAAGGAGCTGGTTCAGTCGTTTTAGTATTGTCTT from Pedobacter sp. WC2423 carries:
- a CDS encoding MotA/TolQ/ExbB proton channel family protein, producing MITLLQVATDTVHHLTDTANAANQAVAAAPQELHFFDLLMKGGWVMLPLAFLAFSGLVIFVERYLTIRKSSKTESNLMLQIKQYIHEGRLENATALCRNTNSPLGRMLEKGLRRIGRPIKDIEAAIENVGKLEVSKLEKNISILGIIAGIAPMLGFVGTIIGVITIFHDVSVKGAIEIGTISGGLYTKMITSATGLIVGIIAYVLYHILNAMVERIILRMETDALEFIDLLEEPGK